Sequence from the Deltaproteobacteria bacterium IMCC39524 genome:
AGCAAACGAGATTGTCTATCGCTCGACTTGTATCGATACGTTTTGTAATAGCTACAGTCTTTAGAATGTTCGCAGGACATAACACCTCTTAAAATAAAATTAAGCTTTTGGAAATTTAAGCTATTCAAGCGCCTTTGTGAACTAAAAAGCATTTAATTATCTATAGTTAACTCGCTCGGAGTATATCCACTCCCTGGTCACTAAAAGCCAAAAACAAGTTTCTCCGTTTTTGAGATTGATAGTGTAGACACGCCCCAGAGAAGAAACCCTGCCTCGGTGCACATCAATGCAACATTCCTTGAGCACTCAAATTGTTACTTAGCAGGCCAAAACCTTCTTCGTATTGTATATCAGGCTTGCTTGGTGGACGGGTTTAACAAGGTAGTCAATGGCACCATGTCTTTTCGCCTCAACCAGGGACTTTAGGCGAGGACTGCCTGTGATGATTACAATTCTGCAATCTGGCTGAAGAACTTTGAGACTCCGAATTGCTTCAATACCGTTCTCAGTGCCAAAGCCTATGTCTAGGAAAAGTAAATCAAAAGACTCTTGATGCATTTGCTTGATACAAGAGGTTAATGAGTCTGCTGTTTCAACGTGATACCCCTCTCCTTGTAAGAACTCAGAGAAGGTGAATCGAATACATTCTTCGTCATCAGCGACCAGGATATTTTGTTTCATTGATACTCACTCTTCAATTAGTCGGAAGCTCTATAGCTCGAGTTACAGGCAGAATAGATAAAGCAATGCTCGTGCCAGTGGAAAAAGGTGCGCAGATGAGTGAGAGTTGAACTTTGAAAAAGGTCGTCTTACCGATGCGTTAACTGGTTTCCTATTTATATAATGTAAAGCTGACCTTGAAATTCGTTGTGTGTCAGTAGTGTCTGTATGTCACAGATAAGGAAAGACCTTGGCACAGTCATGGTCACCAGGGTTCGATCCTTGGTGGCCGTTTGTGTATCTGGAGAACACAATTTCCCTCTGTGAAAACAGAAGCAGTGGCAGGAATATCTTGTACCGTAACTAACTAATAAACATATTAATGTTTTGAATTTAATATAATTTGTATTGACGTATTTGCATCCACCCACTAGCTTCAATGGAACGTTGTTTTACTGGGAGAGTTTTATGCATAAGCATATTTTGATTATTGATGATGATCGTCTTGTTCTTTCTATGGCTGAAGATTTTTTAAGTGAAGCTGGTTATAAGGTTTCAACTGCCGAATGTGGCATCTATTCAAACCATATAATTTATAGCAGGACCCCACCCGATCTCATTCTGATGGATGTTATGATGCCATTTATGTCGGGAGTCAAGAAAACACAACTCCTTAAACAACGTGAGAAAAGCCAACAAATCCCTATCGTGTTGATCTCATCTAAAGGTGAGCAAGAACTTAAAGGTCTGGCTGATGAAGCCAATGCAGATGGCTACCTGCCGAAGCCCTTTACGGAGAACTCTTTGGTCGATAAAGCCAAACATTTTATTGCTGCTTAACCCTCTGATCTCAAGTGCCTTACGACTAAACAATGTCCTAAAAGTCACCACTGTCGAGACAAAAACGGGCGTGTTATTGATAGGGATATTTGAGAGACTCTTTAATCCGCAAATTGAAGGCCACTTGGATCATCTCCAGGTGGCCTTTCCTATTTGTCAGGTCTTCTGAAAGGATCGGTAAACGGATGCGAAAGGAAGTTCCAGCGTTGTGATTGTTCTCGACTGAAATATCGCTATTAATTGTCACACTGCTCAATAAGCTTTTGAGCTGCTCGGAGGGCGCTGAGGTAGTTAAAGAAACCAAAGGATGCGAAGATTGTCAGCAGTAAAAACATTATTATGTAAGACATCATATTCTCCTTGTATGGGGAAGTTTTGTCTTATGATGCCTATGTAATGTTTAAAACTTGTTATGAACTTGTTTGAATTAAGTCAATTTTGGTGGGCTAGAGAGCTTGAAACAGGCTGAATGATTGTTGTTGACGGCTGGCGAGATGGGCTAACCATTCTTGGGTTGCACGACACCCGAGAAGAAAACCGACTTGTTATTGATAGCGTTATGTAGAAAGCTCTTTAATCCGTAAAACAATGGCCACTTGGATCGTCTTCAGGTGGCCTTTAGCTTTTGTGGTGCGTATTTGCACAGTTCATGTTCGTTATACTTCGATGAACATTTTACGAGATCACACGTATATTTCTCTTGAAAGAATAGATAAATTAACAACCATCGAAGACTTGCTGTGGCAGGCGGGTCTGAGACAACCTTCTTCAGAACCTCCAAAAAATTATTGCCCCACCGCTCCCAACCTCCTGAGCTGTGGGGTTCTTTTTTGGTAACTTGAGAGGCCCTTGTTCTCTAGTCAGAGGGGGACTAGAAAATGAATGAAAAAATCGAGTTTTTAGTTCTGACTGTTTTGTATAGCTCTATGCTTTTCGCAGGCATAAAGCTTCTATTGTTTATGTTCAAAAAATAGAGGCGTTGATTCGCGGTTTGAATATCCTCACATGATGTTTCTCAAAAGTCACCACATATGAGGTGAAAACTGGCTTCTTGTTGATCGAGACATTTAGGAAGATAAAACTATGGCCACCAGGGTTCGATCCTTGGTGGCCTTTTCTTACATTGTAGGGCTTGTGGTCTTGAAGGAACTGGAACAATCTTGCTCTTGTTATCCTTAACGGTACTGCTAATATTGAAATGTAAAAGGTTGTCTTTTCGACACTATAAAGTTTCCAAAGGGGAAATCTAAATGCTAATAAACGAAGTAATGCTCGACGAAAAAATCCTTGTCATTACACCTGAAGGATCCTTGGAAAAGGCTGACTTTGAGACACTTTCCAAAGAAATAGATCCGTACATCGAAGCAATGGGCACACTTAAGGGCCTGATGATCTATAGTGAATCTTTCCCTGGGTGGGAAAACTTCGCGGCCTTACTATCCCATATAAAGTTCATCAAAGAGCATCATCATAATATTAAAAAAGTTGCAGCCGTGACAGATAGCGGCTTTTTGTCTATCTTGCCACGAGTTGCTGGCCATTTTGTTCAGGCCGAAGTTAAGCACTTCCCCTATCATGATAAAGATATTGCACTTGATTGGCTTAAGTCGGGTAACAACTAACAAGTGATTTTCAACGAAAGGGATATAAATCTGACCCTGATCGAATAATCCACTCAACCTAATCATGGGTTCTTATAAATCAAAATTATCAGTAATTCAGTGAATCCCCCGACAAGGTCGCTTGCTGCACGTCCTCTAAGAAACGTCCCTGGATGAAGTTCTCTCTGGTAAGTAAGCGCACATAGAGCGAAGCGAACGCTTCTGCTTCGGGAGCAGGGGGTCGCAAGTTCAAATCTTGTCATCCCGACCAGTGTTTACAAGGAGCGACCTTCCCGGGTTCGCTCTTTCTTTTTGTCCTCCGGGCCTATTCTGGTCCACACGTCAAATTTTCCGGTCCATTTGAAACGCATAGGGGCCAAGTCTCCCTTCTCCGGTCCACGATTTTGCTCCGGGGCGCTGTCCGGTACACTTCCTCTATCGTTGTGCTTTGCTAGGTTCTGGAAGAAAGAACGTAACAAGAACGTTGATCACTGGAAGCAAGGAAATTCCCCAGAAGACTGTCACAAGTCCGTAAATATCAGCGACCCAACCAAGTAGCGGTGCAGCAATCCCACCCGCAGCCACAGCTATCCCCAATGTCACCCCAGAAGCAAAACCGATATGGTTCGGCAAATACTTCTGACCAAGTACAACGGCAGGAGCATAGGTAGCCATCATCGCAAACCCGATGGGAATCAACACCATAAGAGCGACTGCAGGATTTTCAGTCTGAAGCAAAACAGGTGCAAGTGGCACAAGGAAGACAAACCCCATAAGCAAAACGCGACTATTGCCAA
This genomic interval carries:
- a CDS encoding response regulator, yielding MKQNILVADDEECIRFTFSEFLQGEGYHVETADSLTSCIKQMHQESFDLLFLDIGFGTENGIEAIRSLKVLQPDCRIVIITGSPRLKSLVEAKRHGAIDYLVKPVHQASLIYNTKKVLAC
- a CDS encoding response regulator, translated to MHKHILIIDDDRLVLSMAEDFLSEAGYKVSTAECGIYSNHIIYSRTPPDLILMDVMMPFMSGVKKTQLLKQREKSQQIPIVLISSKGEQELKGLADEANADGYLPKPFTENSLVDKAKHFIAA
- a CDS encoding STAS/SEC14 domain-containing protein, whose translation is MLINEVMLDEKILVITPEGSLEKADFETLSKEIDPYIEAMGTLKGLMIYSESFPGWENFAALLSHIKFIKEHHHNIKKVAAVTDSGFLSILPRVAGHFVQAEVKHFPYHDKDIALDWLKSGNN